The following proteins come from a genomic window of Emys orbicularis isolate rEmyOrb1 chromosome 25, rEmyOrb1.hap1, whole genome shotgun sequence:
- the HEXIM1 gene encoding protein HEXIM1, with protein MADPLLAERPQPPSGQTSAAEPAPASREPGERWPARGAEQQAGSPRAEESACRASPPAGACQGEGRPEGGGEEAEGGEWAAGEGQPPADGQRAGPQPAPQCQGYAGPGGHRYRPSVGGEEEWRQRQLGKKKHRRRPSKKKRHWKPYYKLTWEEKKLFDEKQSQRASRLRAEMFAKGQPVAPYNTTQFLMEDHDQEEPDLKTGLYPKKAAAKSDDTSEEDFLEEAADEDGGSDGMGGDGSEFLQRDFSETYERYHVESLQNMSKQELIKEYLELEKCLSRMEDENNRLRMESKNYGGDSAEDPRVRELELELDRLRAENLKLLKENELHRQQEKSLSKFGE; from the coding sequence ATGGCTGACCCCCTCCTCGCCGAGCGCCCGCAGCCGCCGTCCGGCCAAACTTCGGCCGCGGAGCCCGCCCCGGCCAGCCGGGAGCCGGGCGAGAGGTGGCCAGCGAGAGGAGCCGAGCAGCAGGCTGGCAGCCCGCGGGCGGAGGAGAGCGCGTGTCGGGCTTCCCCGCCCGCCGGGGCATGCCAGGGCGAGGGCCGCCCGGAGGGAGGCGGCGAGGAGGCGGAGGGCGGAGAATGGGCAGCCGGGGAGGGGCAGCCTCCCGCGGATGGACAAAGAGCCGGGCCCCAGCCGGCCCCGCAGTGCCAGGGCTATGCCGGGCCGGGGGGCCACAGGTACCGGCCCTCTGtcgggggagaggaggaatggCGGCAGCGGCAGCTGGGCAAGAAGAAGCACCGGCGGCGCCCCTCCAAGAAGAAGCGGCACTGGAAGCCCTATTACAAGCTCACCTGGGAGGAGAAGAAGTTGTTTGATGAGAAGCAAAGCCAGCGGGCTTCCAGGCTCCGGGCAGAGATGTTCGCCAAGGGGCAGCCAGTGGCTCCTTACAACACCACCCAGTTCCTGATGGAGGATCATGATCAGGAGGAGCCGGATCTGAAGACTGGCCTTTACCCCAAGAAGGCTGCAGCCAAGTCAGATGATACCAGCGAGGAAGACTTCCTGGAGGAGGCAGCAGACGAGGACGGGGGCAGCGACGGGATGGGAGGCGACGGCAGTGAGTTTCTCCAGAGGGATTTCTCAGAGACTTACGAGAGATACCATGTGGAAAGCCTGCAGAACATGAGCAAGCAGGAGCTGATCAAGGAGTACTTGGAGCTGGAAAAATGCCTTTCCAGGATGGAAGATGAGAACAACAGGCTGAGGATGGAAAGCAAAAACTATGGGGGGGACTCTGCAGAGGATCCTAGGGTAAGAGAACTAGAGCTGGAACTGGACAGGTTGAGAGCTGAGAACCTGAAGCTGTTGAAAGAGAATGAACTTCACAGACAACAGGAGAAATCTCTTTCCAAGTTTGGAGAGTGA